From the genome of Streptomyces sp. NBC_01317, one region includes:
- a CDS encoding SpoIIE family protein phosphatase, whose product MERRSARSTQDRDATLRALGADLRAALPRTLAANRMGGFLRDLRSDMIFLDEGALAVFDLPPDGFDGRPETLFALMVPEDAAALRAMVSRVRYEPGAYGTYFRIRCSDGTIRWAHTQGVIERDASGAPLRAIGVVRDASAELQHVAQQAILEPQRRHQSDVVQATTAALSRALTVEDVLAALTSREILDPVGAQAISLTVLDQDRLRRIAVASLPMTMREEMEFSRIDADLPVAEAFRTHRPVFITRQSVEAEYPQLWPHVKDTPLTAGAVLPLIAQARASGVLSIMYEGKTSFTPEERTLLIALAATIAQSVQRAALYDEEHAMAVGLQQSMLPAAIPSMPGLRVAVRYQPARTGHQIGGDWYDVVPLPGGRVGLVVGDVQGHDIQASAVMGQLRTALRAYAAEGHPPAAVMARASKFLQDLDTDRLATCIYVDLDPATGRALLVRAGHPGPVIRHADGSSSSPGVAGGLPFGLLQYSDAPYPTTELVLGPDDTLLLCTDGLLEFRGEDIDVGEQRIRSALYDGPADLDELAEYIVQTIETRQGQEDDVALLLATPASARDDAA is encoded by the coding sequence ATGGAGCGCCGCAGCGCCCGATCCACGCAGGACCGAGACGCGACCCTCCGGGCGCTGGGCGCGGACCTGCGGGCAGCGCTCCCGAGGACGCTGGCGGCGAACCGGATGGGCGGATTCCTGCGGGACCTGAGGTCCGACATGATCTTCCTGGACGAGGGCGCCCTCGCGGTCTTCGACCTCCCGCCCGACGGGTTCGACGGCCGGCCGGAGACCCTGTTCGCGCTCATGGTGCCCGAGGACGCGGCCGCCCTGCGCGCGATGGTCTCCCGGGTACGGTACGAGCCCGGCGCCTACGGCACGTACTTCCGCATCCGGTGCTCCGACGGCACCATCCGCTGGGCACACACCCAGGGCGTCATCGAACGGGACGCCTCGGGGGCCCCGCTGCGGGCCATCGGCGTCGTCCGGGACGCGAGCGCCGAACTCCAGCACGTCGCCCAGCAGGCCATTCTGGAGCCCCAGCGCCGCCACCAGAGCGACGTGGTCCAGGCGACCACCGCCGCCCTGTCCCGGGCCCTGACCGTGGAGGACGTCCTGGCGGCGCTCACCAGCCGCGAGATCCTCGACCCGGTGGGCGCCCAGGCGATCTCCCTCACCGTCCTCGACCAGGACCGGCTGCGCCGTATCGCCGTCGCCAGCCTGCCCATGACGATGCGGGAGGAGATGGAGTTCTCCCGGATCGACGCCGACCTGCCCGTCGCGGAGGCGTTCCGTACCCACCGCCCCGTGTTCATCACCAGGCAGAGCGTCGAGGCCGAATACCCGCAGCTGTGGCCGCACGTCAAGGACACCCCGCTCACCGCGGGCGCCGTCCTCCCCCTGATCGCGCAGGCCAGGGCGAGCGGCGTGCTGTCGATCATGTACGAGGGCAAGACCTCCTTCACCCCCGAGGAACGCACCCTCCTGATCGCCCTCGCGGCCACCATCGCCCAGTCCGTGCAGCGGGCCGCGCTGTACGACGAGGAGCACGCCATGGCGGTCGGCCTCCAGCAGTCGATGCTGCCGGCGGCCATCCCGAGCATGCCGGGCCTGCGGGTCGCCGTGCGCTACCAGCCCGCGCGCACCGGCCACCAGATCGGCGGTGACTGGTACGACGTCGTCCCCCTCCCGGGCGGGCGGGTCGGCCTGGTGGTGGGTGACGTCCAAGGACACGACATCCAGGCGTCCGCCGTCATGGGCCAGCTGCGCACGGCCTTGCGCGCGTACGCCGCCGAGGGGCATCCGCCGGCGGCCGTCATGGCCCGGGCGTCGAAGTTCCTCCAGGACCTGGACACCGACCGCCTCGCCACCTGCATCTACGTCGATCTCGACCCGGCGACCGGGCGCGCGCTGCTGGTACGGGCCGGGCACCCGGGACCCGTGATCCGCCACGCCGACGGGAGCAGCAGCAGCCCCGGGGTGGCGGGCGGCCTGCCGTTCGGGCTGCTCCAGTACAGCGACGCGCCCTATCCCACGACCGAGCTGGTCCTCGGGCCCGACGACACGCTCCTGCTGTGTACGGACGGGCTGCTCGAATTCCGGGGCGAGGACATCGATGTCGGGGAGCAGCGCATCCGGAGCGCGCTGTACGACGGCCCCGCGGACCTCGACGAACTGGCGGAGTACATCGTCCAGACGATAGAGACCCGGCAGGGGCAGGAGGACGACGTGGCTCTGCTGCTGGCCACGCCGGCCTCTGCACGGGACGACGCGGCGTAG